From the Juglans microcarpa x Juglans regia isolate MS1-56 chromosome 3D, Jm3101_v1.0, whole genome shotgun sequence genome, the window tatattcaccttAATTTTGTTGAACTTAaaaattctttcttctttgttcttCACGAGCTGGAAAAAACTAATGGTCGAACAAAGCTCAGAAAGCTGTAGGGTTTTGATAGGCGAagagattatatataatgttaaataGAAGTAGGTGTTTGCACTTGAGAATCTTGACCAAATAACTCATTAATTTAATCAACGGTTCAtcatgaaacaaaagaaaagaaaaaaaacaaaaaaagaagcaaagctCCAAACGTGTGTGTTTTTAATGGGTTTTGGAATCATTGGGAGCTGAAAACCATTACACACGTCAAAATAAATGGTTATATTGAAAATGGAAACAAACTAGATGACCTTAATTTCCACCGACACATTGATAATGTGGGAGAAAGTGCTTGGAAAACAAGAGGAGGAGGGTTCCTTTGGAGTGATCTGCCCCTCTATATAATGCATCtccaaatattataagatgttgATCAACCAACCTCTCCACCAGccttttaattatatattggaGATTTGGTACAATCAAAATTCAAAgcagtttaaaaaaaagtaccctttcttttatttaaaaccaatGAGCTTGATCTTGTGTTGGGTTTTGTCCTACACTTCAAACTCACTCAACCTCTTTCCTTTTCTAATAGTCAGCAAAACTAGTCATTGGGGCGTTTCAATATTAGAATTCTCCATCATGATTAACTGAGTGTTACAAAAGTCTTAAGAATATAGATTTAGTGTAGAATTCTTAGTGCCCATGAGAAAAGAACAGAATAAAGAGTAGCAATTGTGTGGTGTCAGACACGAATGGTATTTCATGgcattgtatattttatatgagaaaagatatttacaaccgtAAATTGTGCAATCGTcgtataatcgttttgaaaaaagtgaataaaatatgagatctacataaaaaaattaattttttaataatagactacactcttttttaaagcgattaaaCGGCATTTACATACTTCAtagttgtatatagaattactcattttatattatatatatatggcctgAGTACGAAGGAACAGAACATTTCATACAAATTTTGGCAAGATCCAAGACAGCGAGTTAACACACATTTTCAATTATTGTAGGGCTACCTACCATACAAGGAGATGAAGAAGCTGTAATCAAcgctttttattttatttgattatgttttcaATAGTCGAATTGATTATATAACTTGCCACCATTTATTACTTTacagaacctttttttttttttttaattcgtcGACttttatactaattatatatgcaGAGTAGGTCACCTCCATAATGATCAGTTGGGGTTCAAAATTCTATCTTAGGAAAGAAGAGAAGTACCAAGTCATGATTATaggaccatatatataatttcattggCATCAAAAGAATGACAGCTTACATGATATACAAATTAACCAATTAAGACAAcacttttcattaatttaaGAGCTGGGATATATAATTTCAACTAAATAActattaaatttgttatatatatatatatatatatatattatatactggAATTTGGTAGTCTTAGAGGTTCAAGGATAAGTCATAAAAGGCCATATTTTTCCTAGACTATTTCTTTAAATGAAATGTGaaaatttggataatgagatgagataaggtagttttagataaaatgtgaaagtttaataaaatatcattaaaatattatttgttaatattattattttagaatttgaaaatattaaattatttattataatttatataaaatttaaaaaattataataataagatgagacgatataaaattattttttttatccaaaacgGACTTAAATCTGCATAGTGTTCAGAGATGTGTCCAGTACTTCATCATCATCGCAATGAGACGTTCGAAAGTAGCAGCTACAACTTGCTTTTCACTCCTTTTTATCGCTTAgccttttgttcttttttttccttagttCTACGACAAAAGACTTGATCAAGACTCGTATTAGTTGGGCTTTCAATCCCACTCCACTCCCCACTTCTTTTGCTCTTTTAACTCTTCTCTTTTCCTTCCTCCTGTACATGTATCCCATGGCTGCAAAGCTAAACCAAGTCCTCTCCACTCTCTTCTTGGCCTCGATATTTCTGAGTTTTCTCGGGACGACAAGGCCCGACGACTCCAGCTGCCCGTATCCGTGTTATCCGCCTCCTACTGGCCCCGGCAGTACAACAACTCCGGCAATCACGTTGCCGCCTCCGCCGCCATCTCAGGTCGTGTCATACCCACCTCCGGCTGGATACAACCCTACACCGGCAGGATATTTACCATACTACTCTCCACCGCCCTATGGTACTTCGTATGGTTCCCCTCCCCCTCCTGACCCCATATTGCCCTACTTCCCTTTCTACTACAAAAAACCTCTCCATCGGACTGACGACTCTGCAGCAACCACTACTCTTGGAATATCAGTAATCATGATTGTTACGGCTAATCTTCTTCTGTTTGTTTCCATTTGTTCTTTCCATGTATTCTAGAGAAAACTTGTATGTTCAATTACTTTTATATTAGCTATTTCATTATGAAATGAAAAGGTGATG encodes:
- the LOC121256377 gene encoding leucine-rich repeat extensin-like protein 3, coding for MYPMAAKLNQVLSTLFLASIFLSFLGTTRPDDSSCPYPCYPPPTGPGSTTTPAITLPPPPPSQVVSYPPPAGYNPTPAGYLPYYSPPPYGTSYGSPPPPDPILPYFPFYYKKPLHRTDDSAATTTLGISVIMIVTANLLLFVSICSFHVF